A single window of Larimichthys crocea isolate SSNF chromosome XII, L_crocea_2.0, whole genome shotgun sequence DNA harbors:
- the proza gene encoding protein Z, vitamin K-dependent plasma glycoprotein a gives MGSSTTSAALLCLLSGVVAAIQTPQTVFLDKQQASSVISRQKRNTGVSNPPASLEQVCMEKVCTYEQARSVFQDSYRTDIFWAVYVDGDQCVEKPCKNGAMCLDSVGGYDCVCKAGFSGVHCEKDETLCPLQKGCSQFCKPGYGSYECSCATGWKLSSTDRKKCEPAVPLPCGKLSSLSRWSERLLSNQRSNFEGLSCSPTECPWQALLKSSESTGFCSGVILKTNLVLTSAQCANKYTQFQVGVGKRRTSYEDGEQSLFVKIVHIHPRYVEGRPENDLAVIELRDRIIYKKDVVAACLPEKDFAENILMVGEHPAMITGWKESKAVSSFQGPLMLNELAYDKLPQCLMSHPNLITNKMGCTSSRTNADCSLSSGSPLLTTYNNVFFLTGVVSQPSGADCTKGYIFQKVSRYLGWLRQIMNSR, from the exons ATGGGCTCCTCGACAACATCTGCCgctctgctgtgtctgctgtcgGGGGTTGTGGCAGCCATTCAGACCcctcagacag TGTTCTTGGACAAGCAGCAGGCGAGTTCAGTGATCTCCCGTCAGAAGAGGAACACCGGCGTCAGTAACCCGCCTGCCAGCCTGGAGCAGGTTTGCATGGAGAAAGTGTGCACCTACGAGCAGGCCAGGAGTGTCTTCCAGGACTCGTACCGCACG GATATCTTCTGGGCTGTCTATGTCG ACGGAGACCAGTGTGTGGAGAAGCCCTGCAAGAATGGAGCCATGTGTTTGGACAGTGTGGGAGGCTACGACTGCGTCTGCAAGGCAGGTTTCTCAGGGGTCCACTGTGAGAAAG ACGAGACTCTGTGCCCCCTGCAAAAAGGATGCTCTCAGTTCTGTAAACCAGGTTACGGGTCCTACGAGTGCTCCTGCGCCACTGGATGGAAGCTCAGCAGTACGGACAGGAAAAAGTGTGAGCCTGCAG TCCCATTGCCCTGTGGTAAGTTGAGCAGTCTGAGTCGGTGGAGTGAGAGACTGTTGAGCAACCAGCGCAGCAACTTTGAAGGACTTAGCTGTAGTCCTACAGAGTGTCCCTGGCAG GCTCTCCTGAAGAGTTCAGAGTCCACAGGTTTCTGCAGCGGAGTCATTCTGAAGACGAATCTGGTCTTGACCTCAGCTCAGTGTGCCAACAAATACACCCAGTTCCAGGTTGGCGTCG gcAAGCGCAGAACCAGCTATGAAGACGGAGAGCAGAGCCTGTTTGTAAAGATAGTTCATATCCACCCGCGCTATGTGGAAGGTCGCCCTGAAAATGACCTGGCTGTGATTGAACTCCGTGACCGCATCATTTATAAGAAGGATGTGGTTGCTGCATGTCTGCCAGAAAAAGACTTTGCAGAGAACATCCTGATGGTAGGTGAGCACCCGGCCATGATCACTGGCTGGAAAGAATCCAAGGCGGTATCTTCTTTCCAGGGTCCGCTCATGCTTAACGAACTGGCGTATGACAAACTGCCTCAGTGTCTGATGTCTCACCCCAACCTGATCACCAATAAAATGGGCTGCACCTCCAGCCGAACCAACGCCGACTGCAGCTTGAGCTCCGGCAGCCCCCTGCTCACCACGTACAATAACGTGTTCTTCCTCACCGGGGTGGTCAGCCAGCCATCAGGGGCCGACTGCACTAAAGGCTACATCTTCCAGAAAGTGTCCCGCTACCTTGGCTGGCTGCGGCAGATCATGAATTCACGTTAG
- the gprc5ba gene encoding G protein-coupled receptor, class C, group 5, member Ba isoform X2 codes for MAFLPVLLLLLLTVAHRATSESEASPTGCGWGIVRPYTLLCDLDSIWGVAVESVAAGGALTAILLALVLLCRLHHISEAEKRSGVGPILLLLLGTLGLFGLSFAYLIEQDECLCLLRRALWGLLFAVCFSCLLVQGIRLRRLGRERRSPGGCALTGLALGLSAVQGIIAAEWLLLTVLREGRAACQYLPLDFSLACSYVLALLLAALTAASLALCGKTRQWRCNAVWLLVTCLLSVLLWVAWVGFYLYGNAWLGRSPEWNDATLAIALVAQGWLLLIFHAIPESHICLRPPPQPTAPDYFDTSQNSTRMRETSFDEDIPLSHRQFVENQGYGYNDENTAGLRSSSSAGQHNSNTGARPSAPFRSNVYQPTEMTMILNGGAVPSAPPTYTGRQLW; via the exons ATGGCGTtcctccccgtcctcctcctgctgctgctgactgttgCTCATCGCGCCACCAGTGAATCTGAGGCTTCCCCAACAGGCTGCGGCTGGGGCATTGTGCGTCCCTACACCCTGCTCTGTGACCTGGACTCAATATGGGGTGTGGCTGTCGAGTCAGTGGCTGCCGGTGGGGCACTGACTGCAATCTTGCTTGCCCTAGTCCTGCTGTGCCGTTTGCACCACATTAGTGAGGCTGAGAAGCGCAGCGGTGTGGGACCCATCCTCCTGCTGCTACTCGGCACCCTTGGCTTATTCGGCCTGAGCTTTGCTTACCTGATCGAGCAGGATGAGTGTTTATGTTTGCTCCGCAGGGCCCTATGGGGTCTCCTGTTTGCAGTCTGCTTCTCCTGCCTGCTGGTTCAGGGCATCCGCCTGCGCAGGCTTGGCCGTGAACGCCGAAGCCCTGGTGGCTGCGCCCTAACAGGCCTTGCACTGGGTTTGAGTGCTGTGCAGGGAATCATCGCTGCCGAATGGCTGCTCCTGACCGTGCTGAGGGAGGGACGAGCTGCCTGTCAGTATCTACCACTGGACTTCTCACTAGCCTGCAGCTATGTGCTGGCCCTCCTACTTGCCGCCCTGACTGCTGCATCCCTGGCTCTTTGTGGGAAGACACGTCAGTGGCGCTGCAATGCCGTCTGGCTGCTGGTGACATGCCTGCTGTCCGTGCTGCTGTGGGTGGCCTGGGTAGGCTTCTATCTGTATGGCAACGCCTGGCTGGGGAGGTCTCCGGAGTGGAACGATGCCACACTGGCTATTGCTTTAGTGGCTCAGGGCTGGCTGCTGTTGATCTTCCACGCCATTCCTGAATCCCACATCTGCCTGAGACCCCCTCCACAGCCCACTGCCCCGGATTACTTTGACACCTCCCAGAACTCGACACGCATGAGGGAGACCAGCTTCGATGAAGACATCCCGCTCTCTCACAGGCAGTTTGTGGAGAACCAGGGCTACGGATACAACGATGAGAACACTGCAG GGTTAAGGAGCAGTAGCAGTGCTGGGCAACATAACAGTAACACCGGCGCCAGGCCCAGCGCTCCTTTCCGCAGCAACGTTTACCAGCCCACCGAGATGACCATGATCCTGAACGGGGGAGCG GTGCCCTCTGCTCCTCCAACCTACACGGGGCGGCAGCTGTGGTGA
- the gprc5ba gene encoding G protein-coupled receptor, class C, group 5, member Ba isoform X1 has translation MAFLPVLLLLLLTVAHRATSESEASPTGCGWGIVRPYTLLCDLDSIWGVAVESVAAGGALTAILLALVLLCRLHHISEAEKRSGVGPILLLLLGTLGLFGLSFAYLIEQDECLCLLRRALWGLLFAVCFSCLLVQGIRLRRLGRERRSPGGCALTGLALGLSAVQGIIAAEWLLLTVLREGRAACQYLPLDFSLACSYVLALLLAALTAASLALCGKTRQWRCNAVWLLVTCLLSVLLWVAWVGFYLYGNAWLGRSPEWNDATLAIALVAQGWLLLIFHAIPESHICLRPPPQPTAPDYFDTSQNSTRMRETSFDEDIPLSHRQFVENQGYGYNDENTAGLRSSSSAGQHNSNTGARPSAPFRSNVYQPTEMTMILNGGAVSTSAQSQVPSAPPTYTGRQLW, from the exons ATGGCGTtcctccccgtcctcctcctgctgctgctgactgttgCTCATCGCGCCACCAGTGAATCTGAGGCTTCCCCAACAGGCTGCGGCTGGGGCATTGTGCGTCCCTACACCCTGCTCTGTGACCTGGACTCAATATGGGGTGTGGCTGTCGAGTCAGTGGCTGCCGGTGGGGCACTGACTGCAATCTTGCTTGCCCTAGTCCTGCTGTGCCGTTTGCACCACATTAGTGAGGCTGAGAAGCGCAGCGGTGTGGGACCCATCCTCCTGCTGCTACTCGGCACCCTTGGCTTATTCGGCCTGAGCTTTGCTTACCTGATCGAGCAGGATGAGTGTTTATGTTTGCTCCGCAGGGCCCTATGGGGTCTCCTGTTTGCAGTCTGCTTCTCCTGCCTGCTGGTTCAGGGCATCCGCCTGCGCAGGCTTGGCCGTGAACGCCGAAGCCCTGGTGGCTGCGCCCTAACAGGCCTTGCACTGGGTTTGAGTGCTGTGCAGGGAATCATCGCTGCCGAATGGCTGCTCCTGACCGTGCTGAGGGAGGGACGAGCTGCCTGTCAGTATCTACCACTGGACTTCTCACTAGCCTGCAGCTATGTGCTGGCCCTCCTACTTGCCGCCCTGACTGCTGCATCCCTGGCTCTTTGTGGGAAGACACGTCAGTGGCGCTGCAATGCCGTCTGGCTGCTGGTGACATGCCTGCTGTCCGTGCTGCTGTGGGTGGCCTGGGTAGGCTTCTATCTGTATGGCAACGCCTGGCTGGGGAGGTCTCCGGAGTGGAACGATGCCACACTGGCTATTGCTTTAGTGGCTCAGGGCTGGCTGCTGTTGATCTTCCACGCCATTCCTGAATCCCACATCTGCCTGAGACCCCCTCCACAGCCCACTGCCCCGGATTACTTTGACACCTCCCAGAACTCGACACGCATGAGGGAGACCAGCTTCGATGAAGACATCCCGCTCTCTCACAGGCAGTTTGTGGAGAACCAGGGCTACGGATACAACGATGAGAACACTGCAG GGTTAAGGAGCAGTAGCAGTGCTGGGCAACATAACAGTAACACCGGCGCCAGGCCCAGCGCTCCTTTCCGCAGCAACGTTTACCAGCCCACCGAGATGACCATGATCCTGAACGGGGGAGCGGTGAGTACATCCGCCCAGTCACAG GTGCCCTCTGCTCCTCCAACCTACACGGGGCGGCAGCTGTGGTGA